From one Hirundo rustica isolate bHirRus1 chromosome 8, bHirRus1.pri.v3, whole genome shotgun sequence genomic stretch:
- the LRIT1 gene encoding leucine-rich repeat, immunoglobulin-like domain and transmembrane domain-containing protein 1, with amino-acid sequence MRLAVTLLCCWALAGLPRAAASCPSQCSCAFLSPSEGSKARTVLCNDPEMTLPPVNIPVDTTKLRIEKTAIRRVPGEAFHLLHNLEYLWMPYNSLASLSGMTFKGLRRLQELRLDGNSLISFPWESLAGMPQLRLLDLHNNELTSISPDAARYVKNITYLDLSSNKLMTLPQALIATWANLQAVPYFPNDNSKIILGLQDNPWVCDCSLYEMVHFLNFQSPNIAFIEPRLKCFSPRSLAGVFFSQVELRKCQSPVVHTSVAKVKTILGSTVLLRCGTTGVPIPELSWRRADGAQLNGTVHQEISSDGMSWSILGLPAVSYLDSGEYICKAKNFLGATEAFISLIITDSESTDDPNSSAKGTWNGKASGMEAAAYNDKLVARYVITTSTVPTLGAGAGTGDSLLLPDGAQDSNPQDLLVSPTTGQQEPERMVRSVRVIGDTDQSITLAWKAPMAKNTTVFSVLYAVFGERDMRRINVEPGKTKVTLYGLLPKTKYIVCVCVKGLIPRKEQCIIFSTDEVVSAGGTQKLINVVVISVACVIAVPLTLVVCCGALKRRCKKCFVRKPKDIQESYVTFESLSPGAKVKGVEGEYLTRHTPDESNRLLSARSSVDSEAIPKIEGQPNEYFC; translated from the exons ATGCGGCTCGCCGTgactctgctgtgctgctgggcgctggcggggctgccccgggccgCCGCCTCCTGCCCCTCGCAGTGCAGCTGCGCCTTCCTCAGCCCCAGCGAGGGGAGCAAGGCCAG GACAGTGCTGTGCAATGACCCAGAGATGACTCTTCCTCCTGTGAACATCCCTGTCGATACAACCAAGCTTCGGATAGAAAAGACAGCCATCCGCAGGGTGCCAGGAGAGGCTTTCCACCTGCTCCACAACCTGGAGTACCTCTGGATGCCCTACAACTCCCTGGCCAGCCTCAGTGGGATGACCTTCAAGGGTCTTCGtcggctgcaggagctgaggctggaTGGGAACAGCTTAATATCATTCCCCTGGGAAAGCCTGGCCGGCATGCCACAGCTGAGGCTTCTGGATCTACACAACAACGAACTCACCTCCATCTCTCCAGATGCTGCTCGTTATGTGAAGAATATCACATACCTGGATCTGTCCAGCAATAAGCTGATGACTCTTCCTCAGGCTCTCATTGCCACCTGGGCCAACCTCCAGGCTGTTCCCTACTTCCCCAACGATAACTCCAAGATCATCCTAG GCTTGCAAGACAATCCTTGGGTGTGTGACTGCAGTCTGTATGAAATGGTCCATTTCCTAAATTTCCAGTCTCCTAACATAGCCTTCATTGAGCCCAGGCTGAAATGCTTCAGCCCCCGGAGCCTTGCAGGAGTCTTCTTCAGCCAGGTGGAGCTGAGGAAGTGTCAGAGCCCCGTGGTGCACACATCTGTAGCCAAGGTGAAGACCATCCTGGGCAGCACGGTGCTGCTGCGCTGTGGCACCACGGGCGTGCCCATCCCTGagctcagctggaggagagccGATGGGGCTCAGCTGAACGGCACAG TTCACCAAGAGATTTCCAGTGATGGGATGAGCTGGTCTATCCTGGGCCTACCTGCAGTCTCTTACCTTGACTCTGGAGAGTACATCTGTAAAGCAAAGAATTTCCTGGGGGCAACAGAGGCGTTCATCTCGCTCATCATCACAGACTCAGAAAGCACGGATGACCCTAACTCTAGTGCCAAAGGCACGTGGAATGGGAAGGCGAGCGGCATGGAGGCAGCTGCCTACAATGACAAACTGGTGGCAAGGTACGTTATCACCACCTCCACCGTGCCCACCCTGGGGGCTGGGGCGGGCACCGGAGacagcctcctcctcccggACGGGGCGCAGGACAGCAACCCCCAGGACCTGCTGGTGAGCCCCACCACGGGCCAGCAGGAGCCAGAGAGGATGGTGAGGTCTGTCAGGGTCATAGGGGACACCGACCAGAGCATCACCCTGGCCTGGAAGGCGCCTATGGCAAAGAACACCACGGTGTTCAGTGTCCTTTATGCTGTCTTTGGGGAGAGGGACATGAGGCGGATCAACGTGGAGCCAGGGAAGACCAAGGTCACTCTCTATGGGCTGCTGCCAAAGACCAAATACATCGTGTGCGTCTGCGTGAAAGGGCTGATCCCCAGGAAGGAGCAGTGCATCATATTTTCCACAGATGAAGTTGTCAGCGCAGGAGGGACGCAGAAGCTCATCAACGTGGTTGTCATCAGCGTGGCCTGTGTCATCGCTGTTCCTCTGACACTGGTGGTGTGCTGCGGAGCGCTGAAACGGCGCTGCAAGAAATGCTTTGTGCGAAAACCCAAGGACATTCAGGAATCGTACGTCACCTTTGAGAGCCTGTCTCCCGGGGCCAAGGTGAAAGGCGTGGAAGGAGAATACCTGACTAGGCACACTCCTGACGAGTCCAACAGGCTGCTGTCTGCCCGCTCCAGCGTGGACTCGGAAGCCATACCAAAGATAGAGGGACAGCCCAATGAATACTTCTGCTGA